The Pigmentiphaga aceris DNA segment GCGCGGCAGACCCGCATCTTCTGCCAGCAAGTTGGCGTGGGTCGGACCTGCGCCACCAAACGGCACAAGCGTGAAGTCGCTGGGATCGAAGCCCCGTTGCGCCAGGGCTTTCAGCAGCTCGGATGCCATCTGTGCCGTGGCAACCGACAGCGCGCCACTGGCAGCCTGGGCGGCGGCATCTTCACCATGCAGACCAAGCGCGCTTGCAACGGTGGTCAAGGCTTGTCCAGCCAGCGCGCCGTTCAGGGGCATGCCGCCGCCCAGGAACGCAGCAGGGTCAAGCAAGCCCGTCATCAGATAGCAGTCGGTCACGGTGGCCACCGTGCCGCCACGGCCGTAGGCAACCGGGCCAGGATCGGCACCCGCGCTTTCCGGGCCGACCCGCAACACGCCATGCGCATCGACCGATACTTTCGAACCACCACCCGCACCAATCGCAGATACACCAACCACCGGCAGGATCAAGGGCAGGCCACCGATGTCGGTGCGGGTCGCGAGTTCAGCCTGACCGCCGACGGATACGGCAATGTCGCTGCTGGTGCCGCCCATGTCGAAGCTCACCAGTCGTTCCACCGGCGGCACGGTGGCCAGTCGTGTGGCAGCAACCGCACCTGCGGCAGGGCCGGACAGCACCGTGTCGATAGGACGGGCCAACGCGGACGCAAGCGACAACGATCCGCCGTTGGACGCCGTGACAAGAATCGGGGCATCGACGCCGATCTCGCCGACCAAGGCCGTCAGGCGCGCAAAGTAGCGCTGCATCAACGGTTGGATATAGGCATTCAGGCCGGCTACCAGCGTGCGCTCGTATTCGCGGATCTCGGGCCACAATTCAGCCGCAGACAAGATGGTGGTGTCTGGCACCTGCGCCTGCAGCAATGCGGCCAGTTCGGCTTCCGCATCAGGGTTGGCGTAGCCGTTGATCAGCATCAGCGTGATGGCTTCCACACCCAGCGCTGCAATCGCAGCCGCGCTGCGTGCGATCTCCGCCTCGTCGGGCCAGCGTGTGCGATTGCCTTGCGGGTCCAGGCGCGCGCCGATTTCCAGTACCCGTTCGCGCGAGATGAACGGCGTCTCGCGGGTGGCGTGGAAGTCGAAGGAAGAGGGCATGCGCGCGCGCCCGATTTCCAGCACGTCGCGGAAGCCCTCGGTGACCACCAGGCCAACCTGTGCGCCGCGGCGCTGAATGATGGCGTTCAAGCCGATGGTCGTGCCGTGCATCAGCAGGGCGACATCGCCAGCGGCCAGCGCGCTTTTTTGCAGCAGTGCAGCCAGGCCCTGTTGCACGGCCAACGCCGGATCGGCTGGTGTGCTGGGTTGCTTGTGGTGGAAGAACGCATCGCGTTCCGGGTCATACAACGCGAAGTCGGTGAATGTTCCGCCTACGTCGATGCCAATACGTGCACCCTGTCCCGCCTTGCCTACAGCCACAACAGCCACTACCACCGCTCCCGGAATACTTGCCTGACGCAAGCGAACCCCGGATTTTACGAACAATCCGGGCTATCCCTTAAGCTTATCTCGATGTTTTCTTATTTCAAATAGTATTTAAGCTATGTGCTCAAAGACCGTTATTCGCATAAGGATTTACGGTGCGTACCTTATTCTGGCTGTGCGGTGGTCGGCGCAGGCAGTTCGATGATCTGGCGAATGCAGGTCGTGAGATAAGTCGTCAGTGCGTCGCGGTCCATTTCTGCCAAGGGGCCCATACCGATCACGTAGCGGTTGAAGGTCACACCAATCAGCAGTGCGTAGGCGGCGTCCAGATGCAGGGCACCGCCGGGCGAGCCCAGAAAGTCTTCATAGATTTCCGCGCCACGTGCTTGCAGTGCGGCATACAGGCGCTTGGCGGCATCGACGTCCGACGCTGCGCTGCGAATCAACGCCATCAGCGGATCAAGCCCGGCCGCCTCTTCCATGCGCGCCACAAACATTTTCGCAATGCGCTCCGGCAGGTCTGCCGGGTCGCCGCCAATCATATTGTCCCAATGGCGCGAGGCCGGAACGGCCGCCAGGAACAAGGCTTCCTTCGAGCCAAAATGACGTTGCACGAGGCCGTGCGTGACGCCTGCGCGCTGGGCAATATCGCGCATGGTTGCCCGGGCGTATCCACGCTCGGCGAAGGCGGCAAGGGCGGCATCAAGAATGGCTGCGCGGTGCATGTCCGGGTTGCGGATGCGTCGGCGTGGGGGAGTGGTGGGTGGCGTGAGCACTTCGGGCGTGGGCAGTGAGGTCATTCATATAGTGTACGAATTACCGGAACATTCCTGATTACATTTTTGACAGCTGTGGTGCCCCAATCACCATATGCCACGCGCCTATCGTGCTGATCGGTGACTTGTTTCAGGCGTGATGTGACGTTCATGTCCTACTTCAGGTTCTACATCACGTCCTACAATCGTCAAGCAATCCTGTCATCGTCAGGTCGGTGCGAAATGCACCTCGACTTGCAATGGAGCCGTTCATGAACCGTGCATTGCCTGAATCCCTGTCCGAGCCGCGCCTGGACCACGTGTTGTGCCTGAGCCCTTCCGGTTTGCATCGCATGGCGTATTGGGAGTGGGGCGATCCTGCCAACCCGCGTGTGCTGCTGTGTGTGCACGGACTGACACGTACTGGCCGCGATTTCGATCGGGTCGCGCAACGCCTGTCCAAGCACTATCGTGTCGTGTGCCCTGACGTAGTCGGGCGCGGTGCCTCGGACTGGCTGCAGAACCCGGCTGGCTACACCATTGCGCAGTACGTGGCCGACATGGTGACCCTGATCGCGCGCCTGCAACCTGCGGTATTGCACTGGTTCGGCACGTCCATGGGCGGGCTCATCGGCATGGCATTCAGCAGTCTGCCCCGTGCACCGACCAGCCGTCTGGTGCTCAATGACGTCGGTCCGCGACTCGATGCCGCCGCGTTGCAGCGCATCGGCACCTATCTGGGTCAGCCGATTTCCTTCGACAGCTTCGAGGCAGGCGTAGCCTACGTGCGCCAGGTGTCGCAAAGCTTCGGGGCGCACGACGATGCGCAGTGGCGCGAGTTCTCGCAATACACGTTGCGCGAGATCGATGGCAGTTGGCGCTTCCATTACGACCCCGAGATATCGGTGGTATTCAAGCAGACGACGCCCGACATGGTGGCTGCAGGCGAACATGTTCTGTGGGCTGCCTACGACGCCATCGCGTGTCCGACCTTGCTGGTGCGTGGTGCTGATTCCGACTTGCTTAGCGCCGAGACGGCTCGCGAGATGACCACACGCGGCCCGCATGCAAGCCTGGTGGAATTTGCAGATGTCGGTCATGCACCCAGCTTCTTGCACGACGCGCAGATCGACTTGCTGGCGTCCTTTCTGCTGGAAGACGGGCAGTTTGCGGCGTCTGCGAAGCTGGCAGACATCGCGTAAGCTTGTGCCCCGAATTCAGGCCAGCATCAACCGATGGGCCTGCTGATTTTTTCCAAGGAAACCGAATGAGCATCCAACGCTTCCACGTGGGCAACCGCCTGTCCGAATCCGCCGTGTACAACGGCGTGGTCTATCTCGCCGGTCAAGTACCGGAAGATGGCACGCTGGATATCGTCGGCCAGACCCGTCAAGTGCTGGCAGCCATCGATGCGCGCCTGGAAGAAGCCGGTTCGGACAAGACCCGTATCCTGAGCACGCAGATTTTCATCGCTGACATGGCCGACTTCCAAGGCATGAATCAGGCTTGGGACGAATGGGTTGCCAAGGGCAACACGCCGCCGCGCGCGACGGTTCAGGCGCTGCTGGCCGATCCGACCCTGAAGGTCGAGATCGTCGTCACGGCTGCAGTGGGCTGATCTTCGCGATCAGGGGCGGCGTGTGGGTTTGGGCATGGCTCCGAGTTTGGTCCCGAGTTTGACCCGATCTACGCCGCACCATCCCCCATGCCGGGCGGCCAGCCAAGCAAGGCGCGTCCGGCCATGGCGGGTTGGCGTCTTGCCACCGTGTCTTGGCGGTAAAACGCTTTAAGCAATGCATACCATTCAGGCAATGCAGCAGCCAGCGGCTCCGGGAAGACAAAAAATGCTTCGGAACTGACCGCAAAGAATTCAGCCGGATCGGTCGCGGCATAGGGATCGAGCGGCAATTCCGCATACCAAGCGTCAGCATCGGTCGATTCCGGGTCCACGGTCGCTGGAATGGCAGCTTCCACTTGCTCCAGTTGATCGCAAAAAGCGTCATAACTGGCTTCCAGTACACGCATCCAGACGCGCGCCGATAATTCCGGGTGGGCATGCAGCCCTGGCATGCCGTCGGCACCATTACCATCTGCCAGATCAAGCTTGTGCGCAAATTCGTGGATCACCACATTGAAAGCTGAACCGGGTTCAGCTTCCTGAATGGGGTCGGCATCTTCCCAGGACAGAATCAGCGGCCCGCCTTCCCAGGCTTCACCAGCCGCTTCTTGTACATATTCGTGCACCACACCGTCTTCATCGACCTCGGTGCGCGGAATCAGAAAACCGCCGGGATATACGATGACTTCGTTCCAGCCCTCATAACGGCTGGGTTCCAGGTGCAGAATCGGCAAACACGCCTGCGCAGCAATCGACAAGCGAATGTCGTCATTCACTTCAAAACCAGCGGCACCATTAATGCTCTTGCTGGCCAGAAACCACGCAATACGCGTGCGCAACTGCAATTTGTCGTCGTCGGATAGCTCGTGCACAAACGCGTGGCTATCCACTACCCATTGCCATTGGGCACTGGTAATGCGCGCGTCCATGTCGGTAACGTCTGCATCGCGTGCACCGCGACCGGTCAACCAGCGGAACATGATGAAACAGATTCCTTTGCCAAAATAGGGCCACGGGGCGGCTGTCTGACGCTGCGTTTCCCTGCGATGGCCCAAGATTGGCTAAAGTGTACGGTGTTCCCCGAGTTTCCGATGTCACCGACCGCCACTACCCCTATTTTTGACGATACCTGGTTCCGTCTGGCCTGCCGCGACTTGCCGCTGCGGGCCTGCGACCGTTTGCTTGCCGCCTCTGCCTGGGCGCAAAGCCAGATGGGCGATCGCACCTTGCCTTCCGGCGAGCCGGTGGCCGAGCACGCCGCTGGGCTGGTCACGCTGTTGGCCAGCCTTCAGGTCGACTTGCCCACCCGTATTGCCGCGCTGGTTGCCAGCGCCTTGCCGGAAGATGCACCGCCCACCTGGCGCGAAGGCATTTCTGAGCGCTTCGGCGAAGACGTGGCGCGCTTGGTTACTGGGTATCGTGGCTTGCTGCGCCTGGGTGCTGTCACCCGGGACGCCAGCGACGCCAGTGCGGGCGGCGGCGCGCAGACGGAAATGCTGCGCAAGATGCTGCTCGCCATGGCGGCCGATCTGCGCATCGTCTTCATGCGCCTGGCATCGCGGCTGCAAACCTTGCGTTGGCACGCGCTGACCAAGATCGCACCGCTCGACGCCGTGGCCACCGAGGCGCTTGAACTGTATGCGCCGCTCGCCAGCCGTTTGGGCATTTGGCAGGTCAAGTGGGAAATGGAAGACCTGGCGTTCCGGTTCCTGGAACCCATCGAATACAAGCGCATCGCCAAGCTGCTGGAAGAAAAGCGGGTCGAGCGTGAAGCGTTCATCTCCGACACCTTGGCGCGCCTGCAGGACTCGCTTGCCGCCGAGGGCATCAACGCCGAGGTCAGCGGCCGACCCAAGCACATCTACAGCATCTGGAACAAGATGCGTAACAAGGGCCTGGCGTTCACCGATTTGTACGACCTGCGCGCCGTGCGCATCATCGTCGAAGATATCCGCAGTTGCTATGCGGCGCTGGGCCTGGTGCATCAGCTGTGGGCCCCGGTGCTGGCCGAATACGACGACTACGTGTCGCGACCCAAGGCCAACGGCTATCGTTCGCTGCATACGGTCGTGGCCGACGATGCTGGCCGTCCGTTCGAAGTGCAGATCCGCACGCGCGAAATGCACGAGTTCGCGGAATTCGGGGTGGCGGCTCACTGGCGCTATAAGGAAGCGGGTGCGCATGGCTCCAAGGCCGTGGCCGACGGTGAATACGATCGTCGCCTGGGCTGGATTCGCCAATTGCTGGCCTGGAAGTCCGACGTTCATGTGGAAGGCGAGGCCAACGAGGACATGGACTTGTCCTCGCTCGATGATCGCGTCTATGTATTGACGCCGCAGGCGAGGGTGGTTGAACTGCCTTCGGGTGCGACGCCGGTCGACTTTGCCTATCAGGTGCACACCGATCTGGGCCATCGCTGCCGTGGTGCACGGGTGGACGGGCAGATGGTCTCGCTCAACAGCCGCCTGGCCACGGGTCAGACGGTGGAAATCATTGCGGCCAAGGCGGGCGGGCCGTCGCGCGACTGGCTCAATCCGCAACTGGGCTACTTGGCCAGCCACCGCTCGCGCGCCAAGGTG contains these protein-coding regions:
- a CDS encoding hydantoinase/oxoprolinase family protein, whose protein sequence is MAVVAVGKAGQGARIGIDVGGTFTDFALYDPERDAFFHHKQPSTPADPALAVQQGLAALLQKSALAAGDVALLMHGTTIGLNAIIQRRGAQVGLVVTEGFRDVLEIGRARMPSSFDFHATRETPFISRERVLEIGARLDPQGNRTRWPDEAEIARSAAAIAALGVEAITLMLINGYANPDAEAELAALLQAQVPDTTILSAAELWPEIREYERTLVAGLNAYIQPLMQRYFARLTALVGEIGVDAPILVTASNGGSLSLASALARPIDTVLSGPAAGAVAATRLATVPPVERLVSFDMGGTSSDIAVSVGGQAELATRTDIGGLPLILPVVGVSAIGAGGGSKVSVDAHGVLRVGPESAGADPGPVAYGRGGTVATVTDCYLMTGLLDPAAFLGGGMPLNGALAGQALTTVASALGLHGEDAAAQAASGALSVATAQMASELLKALAQRGFDPSDFTLVPFGGAGPTHANLLAEDAGLPRIVVPLRPGTFCAMGAVTTDLRRDFVRGLRRPLGEPGQQSEAMEQLGATFDRLELEAHAWLASQGEALSQSVETSYAVDMRYGGQAYELKVDLPATRPWTPEQVAEAFHAAHTRIYGFRDTHAPIELGTVRLAIIGRMPSIGATRLSSSDQAVEPKGTRRVFLSGRWHDAEVYARSALRAGDCFDGPAIVEQDDTTVVVLPGWYADTDDFGNLHLLRYAQASDLPVELIETALTEGTLIDATPIDAANAVPPDTTPTAVTGEAR
- a CDS encoding RidA family protein, which codes for MSIQRFHVGNRLSESAVYNGVVYLAGQVPEDGTLDIVGQTRQVLAAIDARLEEAGSDKTRILSTQIFIADMADFQGMNQAWDEWVAKGNTPPRATVQALLADPTLKVEIVVTAAVG
- a CDS encoding zinc-dependent peptidase, with protein sequence MFRWLTGRGARDADVTDMDARITSAQWQWVVDSHAFVHELSDDDKLQLRTRIAWFLASKSINGAAGFEVNDDIRLSIAAQACLPILHLEPSRYEGWNEVIVYPGGFLIPRTEVDEDGVVHEYVQEAAGEAWEGGPLILSWEDADPIQEAEPGSAFNVVIHEFAHKLDLADGNGADGMPGLHAHPELSARVWMRVLEASYDAFCDQLEQVEAAIPATVDPESTDADAWYAELPLDPYAATDPAEFFAVSSEAFFVFPEPLAAALPEWYALLKAFYRQDTVARRQPAMAGRALLGWPPGMGDGAA
- a CDS encoding TetR/AcrR family transcriptional regulator, with the translated sequence MTSLPTPEVLTPPTTPPRRRIRNPDMHRAAILDAALAAFAERGYARATMRDIAQRAGVTHGLVQRHFGSKEALFLAAVPASRHWDNMIGGDPADLPERIAKMFVARMEEAAGLDPLMALIRSAASDVDAAKRLYAALQARGAEIYEDFLGSPGGALHLDAAYALLIGVTFNRYVIGMGPLAEMDRDALTTYLTTCIRQIIELPAPTTAQPE
- a CDS encoding RelA/SpoT family protein is translated as MSPTATTPIFDDTWFRLACRDLPLRACDRLLAASAWAQSQMGDRTLPSGEPVAEHAAGLVTLLASLQVDLPTRIAALVASALPEDAPPTWREGISERFGEDVARLVTGYRGLLRLGAVTRDASDASAGGGAQTEMLRKMLLAMAADLRIVFMRLASRLQTLRWHALTKIAPLDAVATEALELYAPLASRLGIWQVKWEMEDLAFRFLEPIEYKRIAKLLEEKRVEREAFISDTLARLQDSLAAEGINAEVSGRPKHIYSIWNKMRNKGLAFTDLYDLRAVRIIVEDIRSCYAALGLVHQLWAPVLAEYDDYVSRPKANGYRSLHTVVADDAGRPFEVQIRTREMHEFAEFGVAAHWRYKEAGAHGSKAVADGEYDRRLGWIRQLLAWKSDVHVEGEANEDMDLSSLDDRVYVLTPQARVVELPSGATPVDFAYQVHTDLGHRCRGARVDGQMVSLNSRLATGQTVEIIAAKAGGPSRDWLNPQLGYLASHRSRAKVRQWFNAIEMQQRISQGQTLVEKELQRLGKTAANLENLSGQLGFACPEDLYVAVSKEEFSVRQIENAFAAPVAEPEVTPESVARESRADSVARSGKSGVLVVGVDSLLTQLAKCCRPAPPDDIQGFVTKGRGVSIHRADCPSMAALVERHPERVIDVTWGDTQDAVYPVDIFVQSGDRAGLLRDISDVFARLRINVVGVNTQSKQQVARMLFTAEVSNSQQLHKALLALREVAGVTEVSRR
- a CDS encoding alpha/beta fold hydrolase — protein: MNRALPESLSEPRLDHVLCLSPSGLHRMAYWEWGDPANPRVLLCVHGLTRTGRDFDRVAQRLSKHYRVVCPDVVGRGASDWLQNPAGYTIAQYVADMVTLIARLQPAVLHWFGTSMGGLIGMAFSSLPRAPTSRLVLNDVGPRLDAAALQRIGTYLGQPISFDSFEAGVAYVRQVSQSFGAHDDAQWREFSQYTLREIDGSWRFHYDPEISVVFKQTTPDMVAAGEHVLWAAYDAIACPTLLVRGADSDLLSAETAREMTTRGPHASLVEFADVGHAPSFLHDAQIDLLASFLLEDGQFAASAKLADIA